One region of Seriola aureovittata isolate HTS-2021-v1 ecotype China chromosome 15, ASM2101889v1, whole genome shotgun sequence genomic DNA includes:
- the LOC130182681 gene encoding olfactory receptor 2A12-like, with the protein MMTNQTMAGLTLFCWGIAHIFPGISTISFTLMPFCGPNKIIHAFCDTMSLKSLVCVDTNRQYSLAFASAMFILYVPLAFIIFSYICIVISVLRMAKGQGRMKTFSTCATQGCIISIYYIPRFFVYVTPFIPNLTMTPDKRIATTIFYSLFPPVINPFIYCLRTKEIKQIFRRWLQKRKGVMPTKHGQIVAVTMSN; encoded by the exons ATGATGACGAACCAAACCATGGCAGGCTTGACTCTCTTCTGCTGGGGGATAGCTCACATCTTCCCTGGCATTAGTACCATCAGCTTTACCTTGATGCCGTTTTGTGGACCCAACAAAATCATACACGCCTTCTGTGACACCATGTCGCTCAAATCTCTAGTGTGTGTGGACACCAATCGACAATACAGTCTTGCCTTTGCTTCAGCGATGTTCATTCTTTATGTTCCTTTAGCATTCATCATCTTCTCTTACATTTGCATCGTCATCTCAGTATTGCGCATGGCCAAAGGACAG GGGAGAATGAAGACCTTCTCTACCTGTGCCACCCAAGGCTGTATCATTTCTATCTACTACATACCACGTTTCTTTGTCTACGTCACACCTTTCATTCCTAACCTGACAATGACCCCCGACAAGCGAATAGCTACCACCATCTTCTACAGTCTTTTCCCTCCAGTCATCAACCCGTTCATCTACTGTCTGAGAACCAAGGAAATCAAGCAAATATTCAGACGCTGGCTGCAGAAAAGAAAGGGTGTCATGCCGACAAAGCATGGCCAAATTGTTGCTGTCACCATGTCAAACTGA